One region of Camelus bactrianus isolate YW-2024 breed Bactrian camel chromosome 22, ASM4877302v1, whole genome shotgun sequence genomic DNA includes:
- the TMEM38A gene encoding trimeric intracellular cation channel type A — protein MELLSALSLGELALSFSRVPLFPVFDLSYFIVSIIYLKYEPGAVELSRRHPMASWLCAMLHCFGSYILADLLLGEPLIDYFSNNSSILLASAVWYLIFFCPLDLFYKCVCFLPVKLIFVAMKEVVRVRKIAVGIHHAHHHYHHGWFVMIATGWVKGSGVALMSNFEQLLRGVWKPETNEILHMSFPTKASLYGAILFTLQQTRWLPVSKATLIFIFTMFMVSCKVFLTATHSHSSPFDVLEGYICPVLFGSDWGGDHHHDNHGGSQGGSGPGSPHSLPTKSKEELSEGSRKKKTKKAD, from the exons ATGGAGCTGCTCTCGGCACTGAGCCTGGGCGAGCTTGCCCTCAGCTTCTCTCGGGTGCCCCTCTTCCCTGTCTTCGACCTTAGCTACTTCATCGTCTCCATTATCTACCTCAAGTATGAGCCAG GAGCTGTTGAGCTATCCCGGCGCCACCCCATGGCATCCTGGCTGTGCGCCATGCTGCACTGCTTCGGGAGTTACATCCTGGCTgatctgctcctcggggagcccCTGATCGACTACTTCAGCAACAACTCCAGCATCCTGCTGGCTTCAGCCGTCTG GTACTTGATTTTCTTCTGCCCCCTGGACCTCTTTTACAAGTGTGTCTGCTTCCTGCCGGTGAAACTCATCTTCGTGGCCATGAAGGAGGTGGTGAGAGTCCGCAAGATCGCCGTGGGCATTCATCATGCTCACCACCACTACCATCACGGGTGGTTTGTCATGATCGCCACTGGCTGGGTCAAAG GCTCTGGTGTCGCCCTCATGTCCAACTTTGAGCAGCTGCTCCGAGGGGTCTGGAAGCCAGAGACCAACGAGATTCTGCACATGTCCTT CCCCACCAAGGCCAGCCTGTACGGAGCCATCCTCTTCACCCTCCAGCAGACCCGCTGGCTCCCAGTGTCCAAAGCTACCCTCATCTTCATCTTCACCATGTTCATGGTGTCCTGTAAG GTGTTCCTGACGGCCACTCACTCCCACAGCTCCCCTTTTGATGTTCTGGAAGGCTACATCTGCCCTGTGCTGTTTGGGTCGGACTGGGGCGGCGACCATCACCATGACAACCATGGTGGATCCCAGGGCGGCAGCGGGCCTGGCTCTCCGCACTCCCTGCCCACCAAGTCCAAGGAGGAGCTGAGTGAGGGCTCCAGGAAGAAGAAGACCAAGAAGGCAGATTAG
- the SMIM7 gene encoding small integral membrane protein 7, with amino-acid sequence MIGDILLFGTLLMNAGAVLNFKLKKKDTQGFGEESREPSTGDNIREFLLSLRYFRIFIALWNVFMMFCMIVLFGS; translated from the exons ATGATCGGGGACATCCTGCTGTTTGG GACGCTGCTGATGAACGCCGGGGCGGTCCTCAACTTTAAGCT GAAAAAGAAGGACACGCAGGGCTTTGGTGAGGAGTCGAGGGAGCCCAGCACAG GAGACAACATCCGGGAGTTCTTGCTGAGCCTCAGATACTTCCGTATCTTCATCGCCCTCTGGAATGTCTTCATGATGTTCTGCATGATTGT GCTCTTTGGCTCCTGA